The Sphingobacterium lactis sequence ATCCATCGCTTTGGAACCCAGTGCAGCTAGCGCTCGGCCGTAATGTTCCAGATATTTGGCATCCTGCAGCATATAAAACTGAAACTTTTCGAGAGGGAGTGTGCCGCCTTTCAATTCTTGAATGAAGGGCATGGCTAGGATTTTATTATATAGGGGTTGGATATCTTTCCAAACGTGTTCAGTCCATTTCATATGTAATTAATTTTTGAGGGTTAAAAAAATGATTCAAGGGGCCATTCCCTTTCCCGATGGTAAGATCCTTTCCGGCTATGATCGCTTGGTTTACATAGGCGAGTCCCTGTTGGGTGGACGAGGGCAGGTCAAAGCCCTGCGCCAGATAGGAAGCAATGGCCGAGGAGAGGGTGCATCCCGATCCGTGTGTATTCTTGGTGTCCACTCGTGCAGATTCATAATAACGGACAGGCTGGTCCTTTTGGATCAGGAGGGTGGTGAGGGTTTCTGATTTCAGGTGCCCACCTTTCAAGAGGGCTGCCTGACAGCCCAGGTTAAGTATCTGATCGGATACCTTTTCCATGTCCTCCAAGGTGGTAATGGGCTGCCCGGCCAGGACGGCGACTTCGTCCATGTTCGGCGTGATGAGCGAGGCTAAGGGGAAAAGTAAAGATTTGATGGCCGAAATGGTGTCATCGTTGATCAATTTATGCCCACTCGTAGAGACCATCACCGGGTCGAAAACAAGGGGCCCGGTAAAGGATTCCAGTTTTTCTGCGATGATCTCCACCAGCGCCGTGGAATGCACCATACCTATTTTGATGCTGTCGGGATAGGTATCCTCGAAGATACAATCCAGCTGTTCGCGGATGGCCTGTGCAGGAATGTCGAATATATTTTTTACGCCCTGGGTATTCTGTACGGGCAAGGCTGTCAATACGTTCATGGCATAGCAGCCCAGGGCGGAGATGGTCTTGGTATCGGCTTGGATACCAGCGCCACCACTGCCATCGAACCCTGCGATGCTCAGTACGGTCGGGACATGGTATCGGGATGTGTTGTTCATGATAAGCTATTTTTAAGTTCTTCAGCTGCTTTCCGGGGGTCCAGGCTGGAGCAGATGGCCGATACTACGGCGATGCTATTGGCACCGGCGGTGAAAGCTTCGTGTGCATGGGCAAGCTGCATGCCACCAATGGCAATCAGGGGTTTGTCGGTTTGGGTCCGAAGATCCCGGATGCCATGCATTCCCCAGGCTGTAATGGTGTTGGTCTTGGTCGGTGTCGGAAAGATCGGGCTGACGCCGAGATGCTGGACAAAATCCATGTTGTGGTCCTGCAGTTGATCGAGGAGCTCCAGCGACCAGCCGATTTGAAACCTATGGCCAAATTCCTCGTGGATCTGTTGCGGTTGTCGGTCGGTTCGGCCAACGTGGATACCCCAGGCATCCACGGCGGAAGCGACTTCCACATTGTCGTTTATGACCAAGGGGATGCCATACCTGTCTGTTAATGCTTTGAGGGCCATTGCTCGTTGGATAAAAGTTGCTGTATCCAGTTCCTTCTCCCGCAGTTGGATGATATCCACTCCACCGCGAATCGCTTCCTCCGCGACTTGCAGCCAGGGGAGATGCACACAGTCTTTTTCCGAAATCACCAAGTATAGGGGATAGGGGAAATTAGGATGAATGGGCATACCGGCGCATTTTCAGGTTTTCCACGATCTGTTCCTTCGAAAGGTTAAAGAGGATATCATACAGGTTGAGCTGCAGTGTGCCTGGACCCTTTGCCATGCTGGCTGCCATCTCCCCAGCCAGACTGGTAATGGCGACCCCTGCAATGGCTTCATCGAATGGCGATGTTCCAAGCCCCAAGAAGGCACCCGTTATAGCCGTAGCTGTACATCCAAGTCCAGTGACCTTGGTCATCATCACGGACCCGTTCACCACCTCAGCAATTTCCTGATCCGAAATGATATAGTCGATTTCCCCGGATATACAGACAACGGAACCATATTGCCGGTTAAGGAACTTGCCGGCACGTACCGCTGCACTGCTATCCGCAGTGCTGTCGACTCCTTTACCCTTCGTGTCGAAATGCTGCAAAGCCAAGATTTCAGATGCATTCCCACGGATGGCCGTAGGGCGTAGTGCCAGGAGCTCTTTTAGAATATCATTTCGAAGTGTGGAGATGCCAGCCCCAACAGGATCTAGAATCCAAGGTTTATGCAAGGCATTTGCTGCGCGTGCCGCCTTCAGCATATTTTCTGCCCAAGGTTTGCTCAAGGTGCCTATGTTGATGACCAAACTGTCGCACAACTGCAGAACCTCTTCGATTTCCTCCTCGGAATGCACCATAATGGGAGATGCTCCTAAAGCCAATAGCGCATTGGCGGTGTTGTTCATGACCACGAAATTGGTGATGTTCTGCACGAGGGGAGTTCTTTCGCGGACTTGGGACAATAAATGATAAATGTCGTTTTCCATCTTTCTTCTTTTTAACGAAATAATGGCTTGAGGGCAGGAGAATAGCAGTATAAATCGATCACGATCGTTTGCTTTTCCCTACGGCGGTATGATCCGCGTCAGGTTCAAAGGGACTCTCTCAATTCTTTTCAGAATACCCCTAAAGCCAATCAAATATAGGCCAAACTATTTGGAATTTCAAATGCAGCGCACTTACCCTTTCAAAAGGCTCTTGATGCGCAAGATTGTGTCCCGATCCTTCTGCTTTTCACTTTCGCTCAGGATTTCCCAAGGCACCAGTGAGGGGTGAAGGAGCAGTTGATCGTCCCGTTTTTCGCCGAAGGCCCAGCCATTGAGATAACGGTGTGCCATCCAACGGTTGTGCTCAATAATGGCAAGGGTCTCCACCTCAGCTGCTGTAAAGGTGATAACTTCCTTTTCCGGAACGGGCCATTGCCGTTGTGTCAGGATAAATTTATAAGGGATGTGATCGGCTTGCGCGCGATTGGCATCCTTGGCGTCCTCGCGTAAGGTCGGCCAACTCGAGGTGTATCGGGCACTCTCCGAACTCGCTCCGGAAAGCAACGTGGTGTAGTCGTCGTGGATGGCTCGCGCCAGTCGATCTTGCTTCTCACCAGTAATAAATTCCCAATTGGATATATCCTCCAATTGACCGAAGAAATTCAGGCTTTCGGTATCCGAGGCACTCCGCATGATCTTACGGAGACCTTTGCCTTCAGCATTCAGCACATAGATCGGCAGCTTGGATTCCTGTGTTTTATTAAGGATTTCCAATGCAGCGTTTAAATTGCTCTGGTCATCATCGAAGGCACAGACCAGAAGGCTGCTTTCAGTTTTTTCTGTTAATCCTTGATCTGTCAACAGCGCATTGTATGTGCCATCAAAGACATGAAAATGGACCGGAAAAATATGATGCGCCATGGGATACTGTTCCGCGAACAGGCGTTGGTCACGATCTGCCTGCGGACTGTAAATATGGATTTCGGTATTGTTTTCGATGGCCACATGGAATACACGTAACGCCTGAATGACCATGGCTTTTGCGAATTCCCCAAATCCCAAGAATACCAATCGGTTGATATGGGCAACGGATTTCCCCTGCTTGGCAAAATCCAGTGGCAATTGGGCAAAGAACATCCTGGCCATCATCTTGTGAACATTGAAGAAATGGAGTTCCAGCTGTTTGTCCTGGAACTGTATTTCCGCATTTTTCACCAGATCGACCAGTCGTGGGTTGCTCAGGTGCAGAAAGCAACGGAGCTTGTTCGTGCAATTTGACTTCTTATAGATATCTTGAACCGTTTCATAGGTTTCGATGACAGTTTGTTCATTTTCCAGAAAGAGAATCAGGCTATCGGCACGTTTGATACCCGCTTCCAGCAGGGTGTTCTCTTCATCCGCATTGCCGATGATGACCAGATGGCCCATTTTGGTGACTGACTTGATATCCGCATGGGCTGTTTCCTTTTCAATCGCGATGCCCTTTTTGCCGTAATCTTCCTTTAAACTCTTCATCAGCTGCCTTCCTTTTTTCGAAATACCAACACTGATGACATGGTTCTTTTTAACCGATGCCTTCAACAGGTTGATCTGTTCGGAGAACACCTTTTGGATGATCTTGTAGGCGCCGAAGATCAGAATGCCGATAGTGCCGATCTTGGCAACGATCAGTTCCCAAGGTACATCCTGCTGTTCCAAGCCCGTACCGGAAGGATCTGACCCGAAGACGATCTTGATGAGTCTATAGATGCGGTCCGGGAGATACCTTAGCGTATTGCTCTCCGGAAACATCTTGGATAGTCCAATCCAGGAGAGCGCCAGCAATACCACCACGAACAGGATCCCTAATAGTCCTTTCTGTCTTCTTGTCAACTTCATCTATTTTAATTTTGATTTGGCTTCGTTGAGGAGTTTCTCCACCTCAGCCTTCAATTCGTTGTTTTTTATTAAAAGTAACTGTTTTTCTGTAACCTCGACCAGACGTTGCCCAATATATTGCATTTCGGGCTTGCTGCTGTAATGGTTGGCCACCATAGCGCGTGCCAATGGATGGTAGATGTGCGTCACGGCCAATAGCTGCAGGTTCGCGTCGGTTTTGATCGGATAATTTTGCCGAAGGATTTCCAGGATACTCGTTTTCGAACTCGGGGAAATACTCCGCAGGAAAGGATCATCAAAATACCAGGTACTGTAATTCCCAGTAGTATCCACGAATGGGAAGATCGCTCCTGATGCATTGTCGTATTTCTTGCCGTAGAATTTCTCCAGATCGCGAGCCACCTGCTCATTGGACATATCCACCTGTCCCGGTACTTCCCAGGTATTCACCGTTTTCCCGAGCACCAACTCCTCAATGGTCATCAATTTTTTATCGCCCGGAAGCACGAAGATATTCGAAAACTTCTGGTTCATAAATGGCATCGTCAGGATATTTCCTGTACGGGCATCGACAATCTTGGTCACAAATTGCAACCCATTTCCATCATCCTGAACAAAGATTTGCTTGTCATCTTCGGAGAAGTGGAAATATTTGGAATATTTACTCACCCGGATGCGCTGTCCAAAGGGTTTCCCTGTTTCGATGTTCCAGAGCCGCATGTGGTCCGCATCATCCGAGATGGCCAACACATCATCCGCATTATTGAACATCATGAACGGAAATTCAATGGTCTTCAACGAAAAGACTTCCTTGTAATCCGTACTGTTCAACAGCTTGGTACTTCCGTTGTTATCCGTCAGTACGAGGTATTTTCCGGTATTGGAATATCGGCCACTGCTCAGTGTTCCTTTTTCCTCTTTCAGCACCTTTCCACTGTGCGGGTCGACAATCTTCCACGAGCTTAATCCAACGAGGATAGCCTGCGTAAAGTCCGGAGATATCGTGAATCCGGGGATTTCTGCTTTCTCTTCATACTTGAAAATTTGCTTGCCCGTAGCAATATCCCAGGCAGCAAAGCTATTCTTTCCGGTACGGGAAGCGACCTCTTTCTCATCCACCTTGAAGATGTACAATTTGGGTTGAGCATCGATCGCCTTTCCAATTGGTTTGCGGCTGGTGAGATCATAGAAATATGTTTTACCACTCTTGCCTTTCACCAACAGGTTCTTGGTTTTATGCAGCACGATAATAGTCGCGATGTTCTCAGGTGCGGTAATGATATTTTTCGTTTTTGTTCCGTTCTCGAGGTTGAGCTCATCAATGGATTTACTATCCTTATAGATGGTGTAGGCTACATTTTCGGTAATTCCCGGTACAGCTACGATAAGTTCATTGGGTTCAAAGTACTGCGCCAATTGTAAGGGTGCAGCCTTGACATTATCGATAAAAGTTTGGTTATCCGAGCTGACCAGCTGTTGATTCCAGTTTGGCGAGTTATATTGTAAAGCCATATCATCCTGTTCCAACATCTTCGTTAGTGGGCTGATAAAGAAAACGTTTCCCGGCAGTGCCGTTGATTTGGCAACTGAACCAGTCGTGAGGTTAAGCTGTGCGATCTGTTCATTATTTCCGGCATGCAGCTGACCATTTGTTGTAAACCCGACGTATTTGGCTGTATTTACCTGCGTATTGGTCCATTCTTGGCCTGTCACGAGATTATAGTAGTTGATGCCGAAATTACCGAACAAGGCAACCTGCTTTCCATCCGGACTAAATGCTGGTGGTTTTGAAGTATACGGTGTTTCTTTACGTAATTTCATTGTTGGTGTAGGAGTGGTGATATCAAAGAATAACCATTCATTTTTTTCCTTATGGGCAATCCCTATAAGCAAGAGATCCAATTTTGGCGAAAAATAAGAGGTCTCCAATGGATATCCCGAAAGGGTATGCAACAGTTGTTCCTGCTTCGTTTCGGTATTCAGGAGGTATAGCTTTTCCATTTGTTTGAAGAGCACCATTTTTCCGTCGCCGGAAACCGCGGAGATGGTCAGAAACGTGCTGTCCGGATTGGCGCGAATGGTTTCAAGCTTATCTTTGTCGATATCATACCGTACAATCGAATTATCTACTGTGGTAACATACGCCCGATTGGCTTGATCAAAAGAAGGATAGCGCGCCTGTTTGGTCTTGACCTGTCCCAATTGCTTGATCGGTTTTCGGTTGATGGCGTCCCAGACTTGGAGCACTTGTGTGAAATCACCGGAACTGGCCCAACCGACCAGCCATTTTCCATTGGGAGAGAACCGCAAGTTGCCGACATTGATATTCGGCATCAGGGTCATATCATCCTGAACGGCGAGCATGGAATGGGCAAACAATTTGGCGTCATCATCGCCTCGGCGGGTGGCTTCGGCAATATAGGCCGCACCATCGCCATATTCGCTTTCCGTGAGTTTATTGATCCCTGATGCATAGAGCGACTTGGCGAGGTTTCTTACCGCAGAGTTCCGTTGGTTCCAAGCGAATATTCCGGCAATGACCGCCAAAATACCCAACACACCGATTACGGCGGCAATGCGTTTGATATTTCTGTTCTTCTGTTTTATTTTCTCGAGCTGGTAAGCCTGGTCGCGTTTGGTCAATTCCCCGAGCGGAACCCCAAGGATTCCAGAAATAATTTTTAGGAGCGCCAGATCCAACCGTTGTTTATATTCATCCACCCGGGATTTGATTTCCTGGTGGGAGAGCCCCTGCTCGTGCAGGTGCATACGATAGGCCTCTGGAGAGGTGAATCCTTCGTCCTGTGTATGCGGAATACGGACGTCTGCCGCCAGCACCTCCTCAGGTTTGGACTTGTCCACCTGCCCATCACCATCGACATGATAGCGTAACTCGTCAGGAAAGCACTGTGCCTCGGTAATTGTATCACCGTATTCAGGCTCCCCCTTGAGGATTAATGCCATGATTTGTTGGGATTTTCCACTCTGCTTGAAATAGCGGAGCTCATCCCGAACATAGGTGGACCGGGCGGATTTCGGGGAACTGAGGTAGATCAAGTATTCGGAGCGATCCAATGCATCGGTTAGGGAGCCACTTAGGCTGGAACTTGCGGAAAGCTCCTTCTCATCCTGAAAAACGGGATAGATTTGCCTCGGGATTTCCTTACCTGCGGTATTTTTCTTCCCGATCAGGTCCTGCGGGATTTCGTAGGTCTCCAGGGCATGGTGCAGCCAATCGGCCCACTTTCGCCCTTCACCTTGATTATCACTATGGCTGTAACTGATAAATGCCTTGTACTGTTTGGCCAATTCCTTGTTTTGCTCTTCCATAAGAAGGATTTTTTAATGATGTAACCGTTAAAATTTCACATGAAATCCATACCGTAGCCCACAGCACCGGGCCAAGCTGCTTCGAGTAGGGGGCAGCTAGGCAAACTTTCCATAAATAGGTTCCCTTTCCAAATCCGAAAAGAAACGACATCGTGGTAGAATATCAATTTTGTTTTACAAAAACCAATCCTTTTTTAATTAAATGTTTAAACATCTGTGTTTTAATTCGCGTGAAATAACTTTTAGTAGGGTTAGGGCAAGATTTTAGCATATTAAATTTTCATGAATTCTTATAGACTTTCCACTGTTTATTGAATTTCGATACCAAACCTTTTGTAAAATATTCTTGATGAATCCTTGTTTTCTGAAATCTTTTATACCTTTAAAAACCTTTTTTAGAACAAGCGATTATTTACTGAGCAGGAATTATTATTCGTAATTTGATCGTTTTACATGTATAAAAACAAACACAAGCTCTTTTGGGCATTGGCGTTGCCGCTGATGCTTGGAGCACCCACTGCCGTAGCTCACGGTGCAGAACCAGCCATGAGCCAACAGCGTGATACATCGGCTGTAGTAGCGGTAGCTCAAATCAATCCCACCACCGTTGAAATCCTTTTTCAGAATCAGCAACGTTTGGTCTTGGATTTTTATGGGAAGAATATTTTCCGACTATTCCAAGATCCAAAGGGAGGAATCCTACGGGATCCCGAAGCTAAACCTGAAGCACAGATCCTGGTCGATCAGCCTCGGAGGGAAGCGGGTAAGATCAATATCTCAGCGACTGCGGATTCCTATGTCATCTCCACGGCAGAAGTTGCCTTTTCCATTGCTAAGAACTCCGGCCTGTTTCAGGTGACCAATGTGAAGAACAAGCAGCTGGTCCTGGAAAATACCGATGCCATTTCCTTTGGTAAAAAAAGGGTTGAAATTCAATTTAAGGCGAATCCTGATGAATATTTCTATGGTGGAGGCGTGCAGAACGGTCGTTTTTCGCACAAGGATAAAGCCATAGCCATTGAGAACACCAACAATTGGACGGATGGCGGGGTAGCATCGCCCACACCTTTCTATTGGTCAACAAAAGGGTATGGCATCATGTGGTACACCTTCAAGAAAGGGAAATACGATTTTGGTAAATCGAACTCCGGCCAGGTGTCCCTAGGCCATGATACCGATTATCTGGACCTGTTCCTGATGGTGAGCGATTCGCCAGTGGGCGTCCTGAATGATTTCTATCAATTGACCGGAAACCCGGTACTATTGCCGAAGTTTGGCTTTTATCAAGGTCATCTCAATGCATATAACCGTGATTATTGGAAGGAGGACCCCCAAGGGATTTTGTTTGAAGATGGCAAGCGTTATAAAGAGAGCCAGAAGGATCAAAGTGGCGTCAAGGAATCGCTGAATGGCGAAAAGAATAACTATCAATTTTCAGCGCGTGCGGTCATCGACCGATATGAACAGCACGATATGCCTTTGGGGTGGATCCTGCCGAACGATGGCTACGGAGCCGGATACGGGCAGGAAAAAACCTTGGATGGAAATATAGCGAATCTGAAGAGTTTAGGGGATTATGCGCGTTCGAAAGGGGTAGAGATCGGTCTCTGGACCCAATCTGATCTGCATCCCAAAGACAGCATCGATGCATTACTGCAACGCGATATAGTGAAGGAAGTTCGGGATGCCGGCGTGCGAGTCCTGAAAACGGATGTGGCTTGGGTTGGCGCCGGATATTCCTTTGGCTTGAATGGTGTCGCGGATGTGGGGCACATTATGCCATACTATGGACAGGATGCACGGCCATTTATTATTTCCCTGGACGGTTGGGCGGGTACCCAACGGTATGCAGGCATCTGGTCGGGTGACCAAACTGGAGGACAATGGGAATATATACGCTTCCACATCCCGACATACATCGGATCCGGACTTTCCGGACAGCCCAATATCACCTCCGATATGGACGGCATCTTCGGCGGCAAGAATACCCGAGTGAATACCCGTGACTTCCAATGGAAAACCTTTACCCCCATGGAACTCAATATGGATGGCTGGGGATCCAATGAAAAATATCCACATGCCCTCGGTGAACCCTATACCTCCATCAACCGACATTATCTTAAGTGGAAATCGGAATTGATGCCGTATGCCTACAGCATCGCCAAGGAAGCCATCAACGGGAAACCCATGATTCGCGCCATGATGTTGGATTATCCAAATCCATATACATTGGGCACGGCTACACAATATCAATTTCTTTACGGGCGGTCACTGCTCGTTGCACCGATCTATCAGGAAACTAAAGTCGATGCGGAGGGGAATGATATCCGGAATGGGATATACCTGCCTGAAGGGCAATGGGTAGATTATTTTACGGGAGAATTGTACCAAGGGAATACCATCATCAATACCTACGATGCGCCCATTTGGAAAACTCCGGTATTCGTCAAGATGGGAGCCATTCTTCCGTTGGACAACCCCCACAACAATATCCAGCAAATCAATCCGAATCAGCGGATTTATGAAATCTACCCTTCAGGAAAATCGAATTTCTATGCGTATGACGATGATGGGATCACCCAAGCCTACCTGCAGCAACAAGGTGTTAGCACCTGCATCGAATCGGATGTGAATGATAAGGGGCGGGTAGAGATCGTTGTCCATCCTGCGGAAGGTGATTTTGAAGGATTTATAAAGGAGAAAGGGACGGAATTCAGGGTAAATATGACCCAAGCCCCCAAAAAGGTACTGGCGAAAATAGGCAAGAAAAACATAAGGCTCCGTGAAGCAAAGTCCAAGGCAGAATTTGACAGCCAGGATAATGTATATTACTATGAGCCGCGCCCAAATTTAAATCAATTTGCTACGAAGGGGAGTCCTTTTGCATCAGTGGAGATCATCAAGAACCCCATGCTTTACGTGAAGGTGGAGAAAACCGATGTTTCCCAGGATGCCGTAGGGTTGACCATCGAAGGATTCGCTTACAATCCGCCAAATACGTATAAGAAATCCTCGGGACAGCTCGCTGCGCCATCACAGGTTGCAGTGGCTCCAGATCATATCAAGGCCTATACGCTACGACCAAGTTGGACTGCAGTTCCCAACGCCGATTATTACGAAATCGAATTCCAGGACATGACGTATTCCCTCATCCGGGATACGAGCCTGTTGTTCGAGGGCTTAAAACCTGAAACGCAATATGCTTTCAAGATCCGATCGGTCAACAAGGATGGCCATTCCGATTGGCAGGCTTTCCAACAGCAGACGAAATCCGATCCATTGGAATTTGCAATCCGTGGTGCAAAGGGCCAAACATCCGTGCCTAACCAAGGTTCCGAGGGTGTGAACAACCTGTTTGATTTCGATGAAGGAAACATGTGGCATACGAAATGGGGACAAAAAGCGGTTCCATTTGACCTGATTATCGACCTGAACAGCTTCAATGATCTCGACAAATTCCAGTACCTGCCACGGTCGGGTAGAGGGAATGGTATTTTATTGGAAGGCAAGGTATATACATCCAACGATAAGGAAAACTGGTCCGAAGCAGGTTCGTTCACCTGGGAAAATACAGATGCCATGAAAGAATTTGTCTTTGCAGCACACCCCAATGCGCGGTACGTGAAACTGGCGGTCACAAAAGGGGTTGGTGACTTTGGTTCCGGACGGGAGTTGTATGTCTTTAAGGTGCCAGGCACAGAAAGTTACCGACCTGGCGATATCAACAATGATAAACTCATCGATAGCAATGACTTGACCTCCTATTCCAACTATACCGGTTTGCGGCAGGGCGATGCTGATTTTGAAGGCTATGTCAGCAATGGCGACATCAACAAAAATGGCTTGATCGATGCCTATGATATTTCCGTGGTGGCCACGCAACTGGAAGGTGGGGTGGACGCCGATGATAAGGATCAGGTCTCCGGGAAAATGAACCTTACTACCGCTAAAGCAACTTACAGCAAGGACGAAATAATGGAAGTACTCCTCAAAGGCGAACAGCTGCAAGGCGTCAATGCCTTCTCCTTCGCGTTGCCGTACAATCCGCAGGATCTGGAATATTTGGGTATGGAGAAAGTTGCCGCCTTCCCGATGGAGAATTTGAGCAATGACCGTCTGCATTCCAATGGGCAGAAAGCATTGTACCCGACCTTCATCAATATCGGTGATCAGGATGTGCTATCAATTCAGAATGAGGTGATTGTGAAGATACGATTTAAGGTGAAACGGAATTACAAAGTCAATTTGACGGTTAAGGACGGCATCTTGGTTGGTAAGAATTTGAAAACCGAAAAATTCTAATAGAATAGGAGCACTATGGGTCGACTTCCAGATTTTGATTGAACTTACGTTATCTGCTTGTATTATTGATTTGGCAATATATAAATTTAAACAAGCTTTTTTAGATACGTTGTATACTAACAAAACACCAAGCTCATAATCTGTTCCTAACCCAAACCCTCCTAAAAATAAGAAGGACCGCATTGCTTGACCAGATGGCCAGGCTTTGCGGTCCTTTGTATAATTAGGCGTTATTACTTATGCAAGTACAAACTGTAAGTCAGCTTGGAATTTAACATCCTCGCTCACCATCACACCACCAGTTTCCAAAGCAGCATTCCAAGTCAATCCGAATTCGTTACGGTTGATTTTACCTTTTACGGTGTAACCTGCTTTCTGGTTACCCCAAGGATCTTTACCAATACCACCGAATTCTACCTCAAAGGTTACCGGTTTGGTCACGTCCTTGATGGTTAAATCACCGGACAGTTGATATTCGTCGTCGCTGGTTTTCTTGATCCCAGTGGATACAAACTTAATTTCCGGGAATTGCGATACCGCGAAGAAATCCTCACTCTTCAAGTGTTGGTCACGCTGACCGTTTTTCGTGTTGATGGAGTCCGCTTTGATATCCACGGATACGTGTTTTGCACCGTCCAATGCTTCATCCGCATTATCCACTACCACGTTGAAGTTCTCAAAATGACCTTTTACAGTAGAGATCATCATGTGTTTCACTTTAAATTCGATTTCGCTGTGTGCAGCGTCCAAGTTCCAATTTGCCATAATATTTTTTTCTATTTTATTTTTCTATTGTTTGTTGCAACAAATATCAGGGTAAAAATGTTTGTGCACATTGATGTATGTTAAGAAATGTTTTTCTCCTCTGGGGCAACCTTTATAATATGCGGTTTGGAAAAAATAATCAGTTGATACTGAATACATGACAAAAAAATTACGGTTAAAATCTGTTAAAGGTATTTGATGAATTGATTCTCGTAGTATATTTGGCAACGAAATGAAAATGATAATCACACTGATGTTATTCTTTGCCTTCCTGCTCATCAGGAGCGGCAATAGCCATGAGGTTATCAATTCATCGACCCGACCGGCGATCAGCTTTATGGAGAACCATCTCCATCATGACCTAAAGCTTGATCAGCGGCAAGATCAACAAATTTTAGTTTCTTCAGCAAGTAGCCATGGTGCGCATGGTGGTGATCACGTCATCATCAGTGAGCAGGAGGCCGAGGATTTCCAACTTTGGAAAGACTACCACCTTTCGATGGCTTTCTATGCCTGTTTGATTGCTTTTACCTTTTTGGTAT is a genomic window containing:
- the thiD gene encoding bifunctional hydroxymethylpyrimidine kinase/phosphomethylpyrimidine kinase; its protein translation is MNNTSRYHVPTVLSIAGFDGSGGAGIQADTKTISALGCYAMNVLTALPVQNTQGVKNIFDIPAQAIREQLDCIFEDTYPDSIKIGMVHSTALVEIIAEKLESFTGPLVFDPVMVSTSGHKLINDDTISAIKSLLFPLASLITPNMDEVAVLAGQPITTLEDMEKVSDQILNLGCQAALLKGGHLKSETLTTLLIQKDQPVRYYESARVDTKNTHGSGCTLSSAIASYLAQGFDLPSSTQQGLAYVNQAIIAGKDLTIGKGNGPLNHFFNPQKLITYEMD
- a CDS encoding NAD-binding protein; this encodes MKLTRRQKGLLGILFVVVLLALSWIGLSKMFPESNTLRYLPDRIYRLIKIVFGSDPSGTGLEQQDVPWELIVAKIGTIGILIFGAYKIIQKVFSEQINLLKASVKKNHVISVGISKKGRQLMKSLKEDYGKKGIAIEKETAHADIKSVTKMGHLVIIGNADEENTLLEAGIKRADSLILFLENEQTVIETYETVQDIYKKSNCTNKLRCFLHLSNPRLVDLVKNAEIQFQDKQLELHFFNVHKMMARMFFAQLPLDFAKQGKSVAHINRLVFLGFGEFAKAMVIQALRVFHVAIENNTEIHIYSPQADRDQRLFAEQYPMAHHIFPVHFHVFDGTYNALLTDQGLTEKTESSLLVCAFDDDQSNLNAALEILNKTQESKLPIYVLNAEGKGLRKIMRSASDTESLNFFGQLEDISNWEFITGEKQDRLARAIHDDYTTLLSGASSESARYTSSWPTLREDAKDANRAQADHIPYKFILTQRQWPVPEKEVITFTAAEVETLAIIEHNRWMAHRYLNGWAFGEKRDDQLLLHPSLVPWEILSESEKQKDRDTILRIKSLLKG
- a CDS encoding TIR domain-containing protein encodes the protein MEEQNKELAKQYKAFISYSHSDNQGEGRKWADWLHHALETYEIPQDLIGKKNTAGKEIPRQIYPVFQDEKELSASSSLSGSLTDALDRSEYLIYLSSPKSARSTYVRDELRYFKQSGKSQQIMALILKGEPEYGDTITEAQCFPDELRYHVDGDGQVDKSKPEEVLAADVRIPHTQDEGFTSPEAYRMHLHEQGLSHQEIKSRVDEYKQRLDLALLKIISGILGVPLGELTKRDQAYQLEKIKQKNRNIKRIAAVIGVLGILAVIAGIFAWNQRNSAVRNLAKSLYASGINKLTESEYGDGAAYIAEATRRGDDDAKLFAHSMLAVQDDMTLMPNINVGNLRFSPNGKWLVGWASSGDFTQVLQVWDAINRKPIKQLGQVKTKQARYPSFDQANRAYVTTVDNSIVRYDIDKDKLETIRANPDSTFLTISAVSGDGKMVLFKQMEKLYLLNTETKQEQLLHTLSGYPLETSYFSPKLDLLLIGIAHKEKNEWLFFDITTPTPTMKLRKETPYTSKPPAFSPDGKQVALFGNFGINYYNLVTGQEWTNTQVNTAKYVGFTTNGQLHAGNNEQIAQLNLTTGSVAKSTALPGNVFFISPLTKMLEQDDMALQYNSPNWNQQLVSSDNQTFIDNVKAAPLQLAQYFEPNELIVAVPGITENVAYTIYKDSKSIDELNLENGTKTKNIITAPENIATIIVLHKTKNLLVKGKSGKTYFYDLTSRKPIGKAIDAQPKLYIFKVDEKEVASRTGKNSFAAWDIATGKQIFKYEEKAEIPGFTISPDFTQAILVGLSSWKIVDPHSGKVLKEEKGTLSSGRYSNTGKYLVLTDNNGSTKLLNSTDYKEVFSLKTIEFPFMMFNNADDVLAISDDADHMRLWNIETGKPFGQRIRVSKYSKYFHFSEDDKQIFVQDDGNGLQFVTKIVDARTGNILTMPFMNQKFSNIFVLPGDKKLMTIEELVLGKTVNTWEVPGQVDMSNEQVARDLEKFYGKKYDNASGAIFPFVDTTGNYSTWYFDDPFLRSISPSSKTSILEILRQNYPIKTDANLQLLAVTHIYHPLARAMVANHYSSKPEMQYIGQRLVEVTEKQLLLIKNNELKAEVEKLLNEAKSKLK
- the thiE gene encoding thiamine phosphate synthase, which gives rise to MPIHPNFPYPLYLVISEKDCVHLPWLQVAEEAIRGGVDIIQLREKELDTATFIQRAMALKALTDRYGIPLVINDNVEVASAVDAWGIHVGRTDRQPQQIHEEFGHRFQIGWSLELLDQLQDHNMDFVQHLGVSPIFPTPTKTNTITAWGMHGIRDLRTQTDKPLIAIGGMQLAHAHEAFTAGANSIAVVSAICSSLDPRKAAEELKNSLS
- the thiM gene encoding hydroxyethylthiazole kinase; translation: MENDIYHLLSQVRERTPLVQNITNFVVMNNTANALLALGASPIMVHSEEEIEEVLQLCDSLVINIGTLSKPWAENMLKAARAANALHKPWILDPVGAGISTLRNDILKELLALRPTAIRGNASEILALQHFDTKGKGVDSTADSSAAVRAGKFLNRQYGSVVCISGEIDYIISDQEIAEVVNGSVMMTKVTGLGCTATAITGAFLGLGTSPFDEAIAGVAITSLAGEMAASMAKGPGTLQLNLYDILFNLSKEQIVENLKMRRYAHSS